In the genome of Rhodamnia argentea isolate NSW1041297 chromosome 3, ASM2092103v1, whole genome shotgun sequence, one region contains:
- the LOC115726697 gene encoding TMV resistance protein N-like, whose translation MAAASSSSSSQTRNSSQVFLSFRGTDVSNNFLSHLYTALDRSGAYTYIDSEELRMGEEISSTLMNAIEESRIAIVVFSKDYAFSTWCLEEVAKIMECRVKNDLIVFPVFYKVEPREVRTPRDEQSYAKAMAEHEEKLGKDSEKVKRWKKALFDAASLSGREFTVKENVYVTTPLLQFN comes from the coding sequence atggctgctgcttcttcttcttcttcttcccagaCCAGAAACAGTAGCCAAGTCTTTCTGAGTTTCAGAGGCACTGACGTCAGCAACAACTTCCTCAGTCATCTCTACACAGCTCTTGACCGGTCAGGAGCATACACTTACATTGACAGCGAAGAACTGAGGATGGGAGAGGAGATATCATCCACGCTTATGAACGCAATCGAGGAGTCGCGAATTGCGATTGTTGTTTTCTCTAAAGACTATGCTTTCTCGACATGGTGTTTGGAAGAGGTGGCGAAAATCATGGAGTGCAGGGTCAAGAATGATCTGATTGTGTTTCCGGTGTTTTACAAGGTGGAACCCAGAGAAGTGAGAACACCGAGAGACGAGCAGAGTTATGCAAAAGCTATGGCTGAGCATGAGGAGAAGTTGGGGAAGGATTcagagaaagtgaagagatggaagaaagctcttttcGATGCTGCTAGCTTGTCTGGGCGGGAGTTTACCGTGAAGGAAAATGTGTACGTGACAACTCCTCTACTGCAATTCAATTAG